One Pseudomonas sp. MM213 genomic window, GGATGGTCATCCCGGTAATAGCGACGATCACCATGACCGCGATAGGAACGACGATCATCGTCATCATCATCGCTTTTGTTGCCCATGTAGTTACCCAGCGCGCCACCGGCGCCGCCGCCTGCTGCGGAGCCGATCAGGCTGCCGGTGGTGCCGCCCATGCTGCGGCCGACCACGTTACCGCCTGCTGCGCCCAACGCACCGCCAATGGCCGCTTCGCCACGGCTGCGTTTGTCTGCGCCGACTGCGCTACCACCCGCGCCGCCCAGGGCCGCGCCAATGGTTGAACCTGTGTTGCCGCCTAGCGATTGACCGACGACCGAGCCCAAAACCCCGCCCAATGCGCCGCCCACACCTGCTTCGGTGGTGCCTCCGGCAGAAGCGAAGCCACTGACCAGGCCAAGGGACAACAAGAGAATCGAGGAGAACTTCATTTGAGGAACCTCAAGGGGATGACGGCGCGATCCTGAGGCTGTGTCGTAAGGCTGACAATCGAAATCCGACGAGTAACACGACTTCAGCACATTTCTATAAGTTACTGTTTTTTAGCTGGAACTTAAGTGTTTTTCGCCGGTCTTTAGTTACTTCGGAATGGCCGTTTTTGTGAAAAAACGGCCTTTTTTGTGGGCGATTGGAAAGTAATCGGGTGGTGCGGATACAGGTGTAGTCGTGTCGGATGCCTTCGCGGGCAAGCCTCGCTCCTACAGGTTTTGCCGTGACCGTGAGATCACTACTGATCTGTAGGAGCGAGGCTTGCCCGCGAAGAGGCCAGACCTGCTGCCGAGTTAAGCAGACTTCGCCAAAATCAACCCGATCTCACTCGCCGCTTCCAACCGGATCGCCACAAACTTCGACGTCGGCGTATGGCTGCCATCCCCAGTGCTCTCCAGCGGCACCAGCGGATTCACTTCCGGGTAATACGCTGCAGCCTGCCCCGCAGGAATATCAAACGCCAGCAGTGTGAAGCCTTTCACCCGACGCTCACGACCATCGTCCCAGATCGAAACGATGTCGGCCTTCTGTCCCGGTTTGAACCCCAGGCGAATAATATCCGCCTCGTTCACAAACAACACATCACGTTGACCTTTCACGCCGCGATAACGGTCGTCGAGGCCATAAATGGTGGTGTTGTACTGATCGTGGGAACGCATCGACTGCATGATCAGGTCCGGCAACACGCCTGTGGAGCGCGTGCGCTCGTGCACCAGGTCCTTGGGCAGGACGTTCGCACGGAAATTCGCCCGGCCCGACGCGGTGTTCCAGCGACGGGAACCGGCACTGTTGCCGAGGTAGAAGCCGCCCGGATTCTTGATCTTCTCGTTGAAGTCCTTGAAGCCCGGAATCGTATCGGCAATCAGGTCACGGATGCGCGAGTAATCGGCCACCAGCCAGTTCCAGTCCACCGGCTTGCTGCCCAGAGTCGCGGCGGCGATACCGGCGATGATCGCAGGCTCGGAGCGCATCTGGTTCGACAGCGCCTGCAACTGGCCGTTGGAGGCGTGGACCATGCTGAACGAATCTTCCACGGTCACCGCTTGCGGGCCTTCGGTCTGGATATCGATGTCGGTGCGGCCCAGGCACGGCAGGATCAGTGCTTCCTTGCCGTGAGCCAAATGGCTGCGGTTGAGCTTGGTGCTGATCTGTACGGTCAGGTCGCAGTTGCTCAGAGCCTGGAAGGTACGCGTGCTGTCCGGAGTGGCCTGGGCGAAGTTACCGCCCAGAGCGATGAAGACTTTTGCACGACCTTCGGCCATGGCATGAATCGCCTCGACCACGTTATGACCGTTTTCGCGCGGCACCTTGAACTGGAAGCGACGTTCCAGGGAGTCGAGGAACGCCACCGGCGGACGCTCGTTGATGCCCATCGTACGGTCGCCCTGCACGTTACTGTGGCCACGCACCGGGCACAGGCCGGCGCCGGGCCGGCCAATGTTGCCGCGCAGTAGCATCAGGTTGGCGATTTCCTGGATGGTCGCGACCGAATGGCGATGTTGGGTGATACCCATCGCCCAGCACATGATCACGTTCTTGCCTTTGGCATACATGCGCGCCGCTTGCTCGATTTCCACCAGCGTCAGGCCGGACTGCTCGACGATTTGCTCCCACGGCGTATCGTCGACAGTGCCCAGGTACTCCAGCACGTTGACACTGTGTTCATTGAGGAAGTCGTGGTCGAACACGGCAGGCTCACCGGCTTTCTGCGCGTCGCGCTCCCATTGCAGCAGGAATTTCGCCATGCCGCGCAGAACCGCCATGTCGCCGCCCAAGGCCGGACGGAAATAGGCGGTGTTGGTCGGTTTGTCGCCGTTGGTGAGCATTTCGATCGGGTGTTGCGGGTGCTGGAAACGTTCCAGGCCGCGTTCTTTGAGCGGATTGATGCACACCACTTGCGCGCCACGCTTCACGGCTTCACGCAGCGGCTCGAGCATCCGTGGGTGGTTGGTGCCGGGGTTCTGGCCCCAGACGAAAATCGCGTCGGCGTGTTCGAAGTCGTCGAAGGTCACGGTGCCTTTACCGACGCCAACGCTCTGCGCCAACGCGACACCGCTGGCCTCGTGGCACATGTTCGAACAGTCGGGGAAATTATTGGTGCCATAGGCGCGCACGAACAACTGATAGAGAAACGCCGCTTCGTTGCTGGCACGTCCCGAGGTGTAGAACTCGGCTTGGTCCGGGCTCGACAAACCGCGCAGATGTTTGGCGATCAGGGTGAAGGCGTCATCCCAGCTGATCGGTTGGTAGCGATCGGTTTCGGCGTTGTAGCGCATCGGCTCGGTCAGGCGCCCCTGATATTCAAGCCAGTAATCGCTTTGTTCCAGCAGCGAGGTGACGCTGTGTTTGGCGAAGAATGCCGGGTTGACGGCCCGTTTGGTCGCTTCCCAGTTCACCGCTTTGGCGCCGTTCTCGCAGAACATCACCATGCCCTTTTCCGGCGAATCGCCCCAGGCGCAACCCGGGCAGTCGAAGCCGCCGTTCTGGTTGGTCTTGAGCATGATGCGCAGGTTTTTCAGCGCGTTGTCGCTGGTCAACCAGGCCTGGGCGACGCTGATCAGTGCGCCCCAACCACCGGCTGGGCCCTTGTAGGGCTTATAGCGGGGGACAGGTTTCTGGTCGGCTTGACGGTGTTGACTCACGCTTGATTCTCCAAAGCCGGGCTGTAGACCCGCGGCGCATTCTTCTGTGGCAGATGGATAAGGTTCAGGTTGTGACGACGGGCCCATTGCACGGCAAGGCCCGTGGGCGACGACAGGCTGACCAGGGTCTGGATGCCTGCGCGCAGTACTTTCTGGATCAATTCGAGGCTGCAACGACTGGTGACAATCGCCAGGCCTCCAGTGGTCGGGATCTTTTGTCGGATCAGCCCGCCAATCAGCTTGTCGAGCGCGTTGTGCCGGCCAATGTCCTCGCGGCCCAGCAGCAATTCACCCTTGGCGTTCATGAACACCGCCGCATGCACCGCACCGCAATGCTGGCCGAGTGGCTGGAACGCGCCGATACGCTGGCGCAACCCGTCGAGCCATTCGGCGGGCGGCAATGGCGCACCGGGCAACACTTTGAGGTCTGGCAGAGCCTGCTCGACCGCTTCCACGCCGCAGAGCCCGCAACCGCTGGTGCCGGCCAGTTGCCGACGTTGCTGCTTGAGGTTCCAGAAGGCGCGGTTGGCGATGGTCACTTGCGCGTACTGCGCCGACCCTGAACCGCTCAGTTGCAGGTCATAAATGTCGGAGGCGTCTTCGATGATGCCGCTGCCGAGGCTGAAACCGACGATGAAGTCTTCCAGGTCCGTCGGCGTCACCAGCATCACTGCCTGACTGATACCGTTATAGGCAATCGCCAACGCAACTTCCTCGGCGAGCGCGGTGCTGGCCGATTCGGTGTATTGAAAATCGCTGTAACTGTACGTTTGGCTGGCGGCGGGCGCGGGCGTTTCGAGGGCTGGCGCCGCGCAAACAGGACGCTTGGCGTTCATGGGGGCATCACCGACGGTTTAGTCAGCTTTAAGCCTATGCGCGACAAGTTGTCGCGTCTAATCGCTATTACTGATCTGCCGATAGATGGCGTCGATCAAGAGCTTGTCATTGATTGTTGATAGATCGCGAAACAGGCCTCCGCCAACGCCGAGCGCGGTGCGCTGCGCCGCATGATCAGCCCCAGCCGGCCGAGGGTCTGGGCGTTTTCGATCGGTTGCAGGCGCAGATGGTCAGTCAGGTTTTCCAGGCCGCCTTCGAGCGGCATCACGGCGCAACACAACCCGCCATGAACAGCTTGTAACAGTTGATGCACGGCATCGGTTTGCAACAACGGCTGCGGAGTAAGGCCGCGGCTGTGGAAATTGTGGTCGATGGACTGGCGGAAATGCATGCCGCTGGTGAGCATGCCCAGCGGCAATTCGATCAGCGACTCCCAGCTCAGCGGCGCCTCGCCGAACGTGAAGAAGCGCTGGTCGTAGAGCAGGCCCATGCGCGTTTCGCTGAACGCCAGGGAATCGAAACGTTCGGCGTCCAGACGCTCCAGGTACGACACGCCAAGATCCAGGCGATTGTTCGCCAGTTGTTCGAGGATCTGCTCGGAGCTCAGCGCCGAGAGTTCGAAGCGCAGGTTCGGGTGTTCGCCGTGCAAGCGTTGCAGCAGCGGCAGCGGGTCGAAACTCGACAACGGCACCACGCCCAGACGCAGCGTACCGACCAGGTTACCGCGACAGGCGGCGGCTTCGGCCTGCAAGCCGTCGTAGGCCGCGAGCACCGTGCGCGCCCACGCCAGCACCCGTTCGCCCGGCGCGGTGAAGCCTTCGAAGCGCTGGCCACGGTTGACCAACGGTAACTCGAGTTCTTCTTCAAGGCTGCGCAAGCGCATGGACAGGGTCGGCTGAGTGACGTGACAACGTGCAGCGGCCTGACCGAAATGCCGGGTTTCGTCGAGGGCGATGAGGAATTTCAGCTGCTTGATGTCCATCTTCGCTCCAGGGCGCGGGTAGGCCGGGATTCTAGCGCCTGGGGGCAAGCGGCGTCATTGGTCGGGTAGGAGCCGGGTGTTGCAACCTTGGTCTAGGCTTTTGCGTCTGGAACCAAAAACCAAGGAGAGTGCACCATGAGTATTTTTAGCTTTGTGAAGGAAGCAGGCGAAAAGCTTATCGATTTGCTGACGCCGGGTAACGCCAATGCCAGCGAGCAGTTGAAGGAACACATCAGCAAGGTCGGCCTGGGCAATCCGAATGTGCAGGCGACGGTCGATGGCGACAAAGTCACGGTGACCGGTGAGGTGGCGACCCAGGAAGAGAAAGAAAAAATCCTGCTGGCGGTGGGCAATATCGCCGGCGTCGGTAGCGTGGATGATCAGATTGCGGTGACCGGGCCTGCGGTCGTCGCCGCGAAATTTGTCACGGTCGTGAAGGGCGACACCCTCAGCGCGATTTCATTGCGCGTGTATGGCGATGCTAATAAATACAACAAGATTTTCGAGGCCAACAAGCCGCTGTTGTCCCATCCAGACAAGATTTATCCGGGGCAGTCGTTGCGGATTCCTGAGTAAGGCTCAAGACCGCGTTATGGCCTTCGCGGGCAAGCCTCGCTCCTACAGGTTAGGTGTCGTTCGTGAACGATGCGATAACCTGTAGGAGCGAGGCTTGCCCGCGAAAGGCGCGACTCGGTCTAAAGCCCCGCAATCAACTCCCGATAATCAACCACCGCCGCAAACTCCGCCGTGTCCTTCGGCCCCTTGCGGCTGTCCGGCTCCTTCACCGCCAACAAATGCGCAACCCCAAAATCCCGCGCACTGCGCAGGATCGACAACGTATCGTCGATAAACAGGCTGCGCGCCGGATCAAACCCGATATCCGCCTGCAATGCCTGCCAGAACTGCGGATTCTCTTTGGGAAAACCGTAATCATGCGAGCTGATCAACCGCTCGAAATACGGCGCCAGTTCAATTCGTTCCAGTTTCAGTGACAGCGAATCCCGATGTGCATTGGTGATCATCACCACCCGCTTGCCGGCCTGCTTGATCGCCTCCAGAAACGTATCCGCGTCCGGGCGCAACGCGATCAGGTGTGCGGTTTCAAGTTTCAGCTCGCGCACCGGCAGCTTCAGTTCGGCGCTCCAGAAATCCAGGCAATACCACTGCAACTGACCGGCATGGCGTTCAAACAGCGGCTGCAATTCCATCTCGGCCATGGCCCGGCTCACACCGTGCAATTCGGCGTAACGTTGGGGCAAGTGTTCCAGCCAGAAATGGTTGTCGAAGTGCAGGTCCAGCAGCGTGCCGTCCATATCGAGCAGAACGGTGTCGATGTCTCGCCAGGGCAGCAGGGACATAAAAAACTTCTCCAGCGGTAAAAGAGATATCCGAGGTCAACAATCAGGATAGGCCGGGTATAGTAACGCGTTCACGCCAAGGAGCTTTTCATGCGCCAGAAACCCACCATCCTCGCCCGCGAGATCGTCGCCACCAGCCGCTTGTTCTGCGTCGAAGAGCTGAAGTTGCGCTTTTCCAATGGCGTGGAGCGCACCTATGAGCGGCTGGTCGGCAAAGGCGCCGGGTATGGCGCGGTGATGATCGTGGCGATGCTCGATGCGGACCACGCGGTGCTGGTCGAGGAATATTGCGGCGGCACCGATGAATACGAGATGTCGCTGCCCAAAGGCTTGATCGAGCCGGGTGAAGACGTGCTGGCGGCGGCCGAGCGTGAGCTCAAGGAAGAAGCCGGGTATGGCGCGCGGCAACTGGAACACCTCACCGAGCTGTCCTTGTCGCCGGGTTACATGAGCCAGAAAATTCAGGTGGTGCTGGCCACCGATCTGTACGAAGAGCGGCTTGAAGGCGACGAGCCTGAACCGATGCGCGTGGACAAGATCAACCTGCGAGAGCTGTCGGCCCTGGCCCAGAACCCGAAATTCACCGAGGGCCGTGCCTTGGCGGCGCTGTACCTGACCCGAGATTTGCTGACCCAGCGCGGAGTGTTCCTGCCATGATTTTCCCTCATCCATTGATGGCGCCGGTGATTGAACTGGCATTGAAGGCTGGCGACGCGATCCTGCCGTTCTGGCGCACCGGTACGACCGTGACCGCCAAGGCCGACGATTCACCGGTCACCGCTGCCGACCTGGCCGCTCATCATCTGATTCTGGCCGGGCTGACCGCGCTGGACCCGAGCATCCCGGTGTTGTCTGAAGAAGACGCCAACATTCCGCAGAGCGTGCGTGCCGGCTGGCAGCGCTGGTGGCTGGTCGATCCGTTGGACGGCACCAAGGAATTCATCTCCGGCAGCGAAGAGTTCACCGTCAACATTGCGTTGATCGAGCAGGGGCGAGTGGTGTTTGGCGTTGTGTCGATGCCGACCAATGGGCGTTTCTACGTCGGTGGTGCCGGTCTGGGCGCATGGCGTGGTGATAAGGACGCCGAGCCGCTGCCGATTC contains:
- a CDS encoding glycine zipper domain-containing protein gives rise to the protein MKFSSILLLSLGLVSGFASAGGTTEAGVGGALGGVLGSVVGQSLGGNTGSTIGAALGGAGGSAVGADKRSRGEAAIGGALGAAGGNVVGRSMGGTTGSLIGSAAGGGAGGALGNYMGNKSDDDDDDRRSYRGHGDRRYYRDDHPGRGHAYGHRKHKHRYHD
- a CDS encoding FdhF/YdeP family oxidoreductase — protein: MSQHRQADQKPVPRYKPYKGPAGGWGALISVAQAWLTSDNALKNLRIMLKTNQNGGFDCPGCAWGDSPEKGMVMFCENGAKAVNWEATKRAVNPAFFAKHSVTSLLEQSDYWLEYQGRLTEPMRYNAETDRYQPISWDDAFTLIAKHLRGLSSPDQAEFYTSGRASNEAAFLYQLFVRAYGTNNFPDCSNMCHEASGVALAQSVGVGKGTVTFDDFEHADAIFVWGQNPGTNHPRMLEPLREAVKRGAQVVCINPLKERGLERFQHPQHPIEMLTNGDKPTNTAYFRPALGGDMAVLRGMAKFLLQWERDAQKAGEPAVFDHDFLNEHSVNVLEYLGTVDDTPWEQIVEQSGLTLVEIEQAARMYAKGKNVIMCWAMGITQHRHSVATIQEIANLMLLRGNIGRPGAGLCPVRGHSNVQGDRTMGINERPPVAFLDSLERRFQFKVPRENGHNVVEAIHAMAEGRAKVFIALGGNFAQATPDSTRTFQALSNCDLTVQISTKLNRSHLAHGKEALILPCLGRTDIDIQTEGPQAVTVEDSFSMVHASNGQLQALSNQMRSEPAIIAGIAAATLGSKPVDWNWLVADYSRIRDLIADTIPGFKDFNEKIKNPGGFYLGNSAGSRRWNTASGRANFRANVLPKDLVHERTRSTGVLPDLIMQSMRSHDQYNTTIYGLDDRYRGVKGQRDVLFVNEADIIRLGFKPGQKADIVSIWDDGRERRVKGFTLLAFDIPAGQAAAYYPEVNPLVPLESTGDGSHTPTSKFVAIRLEAASEIGLILAKSA
- the fdhD gene encoding formate dehydrogenase accessory sulfurtransferase FdhD, which encodes MNAKRPVCAAPALETPAPAASQTYSYSDFQYTESASTALAEEVALAIAYNGISQAVMLVTPTDLEDFIVGFSLGSGIIEDASDIYDLQLSGSGSAQYAQVTIANRAFWNLKQQRRQLAGTSGCGLCGVEAVEQALPDLKVLPGAPLPPAEWLDGLRQRIGAFQPLGQHCGAVHAAVFMNAKGELLLGREDIGRHNALDKLIGGLIRQKIPTTGGLAIVTSRCSLELIQKVLRAGIQTLVSLSSPTGLAVQWARRHNLNLIHLPQKNAPRVYSPALENQA
- a CDS encoding LysR family transcriptional regulator, with translation MDIKQLKFLIALDETRHFGQAAARCHVTQPTLSMRLRSLEEELELPLVNRGQRFEGFTAPGERVLAWARTVLAAYDGLQAEAAACRGNLVGTLRLGVVPLSSFDPLPLLQRLHGEHPNLRFELSALSSEQILEQLANNRLDLGVSYLERLDAERFDSLAFSETRMGLLYDQRFFTFGEAPLSWESLIELPLGMLTSGMHFRQSIDHNFHSRGLTPQPLLQTDAVHQLLQAVHGGLCCAVMPLEGGLENLTDHLRLQPIENAQTLGRLGLIMRRSAPRSALAEACFAIYQQSMTSS
- the lysM gene encoding peptidoglycan-binding protein LysM, whose amino-acid sequence is MSIFSFVKEAGEKLIDLLTPGNANASEQLKEHISKVGLGNPNVQATVDGDKVTVTGEVATQEEKEKILLAVGNIAGVGSVDDQIAVTGPAVVAAKFVTVVKGDTLSAISLRVYGDANKYNKIFEANKPLLSHPDKIYPGQSLRIPE
- the yrfG gene encoding GMP/IMP nucleotidase, which codes for MSLLPWRDIDTVLLDMDGTLLDLHFDNHFWLEHLPQRYAELHGVSRAMAEMELQPLFERHAGQLQWYCLDFWSAELKLPVRELKLETAHLIALRPDADTFLEAIKQAGKRVVMITNAHRDSLSLKLERIELAPYFERLISSHDYGFPKENPQFWQALQADIGFDPARSLFIDDTLSILRSARDFGVAHLLAVKEPDSRKGPKDTAEFAAVVDYRELIAGL
- the nudE gene encoding ADP compounds hydrolase NudE; this encodes MRQKPTILAREIVATSRLFCVEELKLRFSNGVERTYERLVGKGAGYGAVMIVAMLDADHAVLVEEYCGGTDEYEMSLPKGLIEPGEDVLAAAERELKEEAGYGARQLEHLTELSLSPGYMSQKIQVVLATDLYEERLEGDEPEPMRVDKINLRELSALAQNPKFTEGRALAALYLTRDLLTQRGVFLP
- the cysQ gene encoding 3'(2'),5'-bisphosphate nucleotidase CysQ; amino-acid sequence: MIFPHPLMAPVIELALKAGDAILPFWRTGTTVTAKADDSPVTAADLAAHHLILAGLTALDPSIPVLSEEDANIPQSVRAGWQRWWLVDPLDGTKEFISGSEEFTVNIALIEQGRVVFGVVSMPTNGRFYVGGAGLGAWRGDKDAEPLPIQVRTVPAPGEAFTVVASRRHSSPEQERLLAGLSDSLGELQLANIGSSLKFCLLAEGAADCYPRLAPTSQWDTAAAQGVLEGAGGEVLELSGVPFTYPARESLRNNYFIALPANASWREQLLLLSSK